The following is a genomic window from Planctomycetia bacterium.
CATTCCCCCTCCAGCGTCCCTAAACTAAACCCCGTTCACCCCCGAGCGCCACACTTTTCAACCGCCAAGCGCTGCACAATTCAAGCGCCGTTTACAGTGATTGCACTGCTGAATTAAGGGACGGCTGCTTTCCAAAGCGTTTTCCACCACCGATGCTAATTCCACACGTTGTCGACGGATATCCAAAGCGTTGCGGCTCATGCGGGATATGTCGAGAAGGTCGTCAATGAGCCGCACCATGACCGTCAGCTGCCTGGAAATGACATCTCTGCCGGTCTTCACATCCCGATCCGTCAGGCCCTCCATGCCGAGGTACTGTACGGCATTGCGGATTGGAGCCAACGGATTCCGTAGCTCATGCGCCAACGTCGCCAGGAACTCATCTTTGTGCCGATGAGCGTCGGCCAATTCCTCTGCCCGTTCTCGCAAGGCCGACACGTCTTCCACGGCAAGGAGGATTAGCTCAGGGTGCTTCGAGTCTGGAGGAAAGGGCCGAGCATTGAGAAGCATCGTCTTGCGACCGAGAATCGGAAAAGAATGCTCAACCTCATAGTCGTGAACGGATTGATTGCGAGAGAGGACTTCATCAAGCAACTTACGCAAGCCAGGGATGTCCCACTGACCATTGCCCAGGTCATACACCAAGTGGTTCTCAGTTTCTTCCTTCGAGACTTGAAACGAATCGTAGAAGGAACGGTTCGCCGTCTTCACCCGCAGGTCGGCGTCGAGAACCACGAACGGCTCTCGTGAGGTCGCAATGATGTCGTCGGCATAGGTCAGCGAACGAGCTAACGCTCGTTCCGTCTTCCGGCGTTCAGTGATGTCCCGAAAGACCAGCACAAGACCTGCGACCTCGGACTTGTCGTTTCGGATTAGAGCGGCACTGTCGCTGATGGGAAGTTCAGCACCGTTTTTGGCAATGAGCAGGCTGTGGCTCGCAAGTTGGAGAGCGCGGCCTTCCTTCAAGGCTTGGACGGTTGGAATCTCGACAGATTGGCGGCTTTTTTCATTGACCAAGCAGATCACGCTGTTGAGCGACTGCCCTACGGCATCTTGAGTCCATCCCGTCAAGTTCTCCAGCGACCGGATTTAGGAAAGTGATCGTCCCGTCAATGTCCGTGGTGATCACTGCATCACCAATGCATGAAAGCGTAACAAGCAGCCAATCTCGCTGTTCGTGTAACTCCTTATTGCTTGGCGACGAAGCGGCTATGACATCCTCCGATTTGATCGCAAATTCCACCTTCGGGTCGCACTTTTTAGTACTCAAGAGTGGTGAACCGTTGATTCATCATTGCAGATTATCACCCGCCAGACCTGCGCTTTCGGGTCGAAAGGGGCGAGAGCCAAATCCCAAATCAGGGCTGATCCGACATACACGAGCGCTGACGACAGCCTGGCCGAGGACCTTGCCTTCAAGACAGCCGCCGCTCGACCTGGTAACTGCCATCCTCAACTCGGGCGTAAATGTTGAACCGTCACTGCGACAAGAGTATGTCTCCCCCGGTAGCTGCTAAGGTAGCGGCATCATCTTTCACCGGCGTGATTGGTGCCAGTAGGAAGACTTGCACTGCGGTGCCAGTTGTGAAGGCATGCACGATAGAACCGCTCGTCGGCTCGACCTCCACCGCCGCTTCACGAACCTGCCTCCCGGTGATTCGTCGAATCTCCTGCCGCAACGATTCGGAAGAGTTGGCGAAGAGCTGCCGATGAAACTCCTGCAGCTTTGCCGCACCACCCGCGCTCTTGGCCATCGCCCTTTCAGCTGGCGTCAAGGCCTCGTGCAGCGTGATCACCAGCGTGTCTTCGCTCAAGACCACGCTCACCGCAGTCGGCGTGTGGCCCGTGCTGCCATGTTGGAAATCACAAATCGCGCGAGCAATCTGCTCCGCCACGGTTCCGGCTTGCTTGTCGTCACAATCATCGCAGACGAGAGTTGCTGTAATTGTGTCCATTGAGTGAGCTTCCTGTGGTGCGAGCGCTGGTCGTATCGCGAGCAACAAAAAAGCCGACGTGCTGGAACACCCACAGGTATTCCAGCACGCCGGCTTACTCATTGACGGGCCACTCGGTTTCACCGGGGTGCCCTTCATTTAGTCATCCGCTAGATCCGCTCCAATTGTACGATTAATGGAGACAA
Proteins encoded in this region:
- a CDS encoding PAS domain-containing protein; this translates as MRSLENLTGWTQDAVGQSLNSVICLVNEKSRQSVEIPTVQALKEGRALQLASHSLLIAKNGAELPISDSAALIRNDKSEVAGLVLVFRDITERRKTERALARSLTYADDIIATSREPFVVLDADLRVKTANRSFYDSFQVSKEETENHLVYDLGNGQWDIPGLRKLLDEVLSRNQSVHDYEVEHSFPILGRKTMLLNARPFPPDSKHPELILLAVEDVSALRERAEELADAHRHKDEFLATLAHELRNPLAPIRNAVQYLGMEGLTDRDVKTGRDVISRQLTVMVRLIDDLLDISRMSRNALDIRRQRVELASVVENALESSRPLIQQCNHCKRRLNCAALGG
- a CDS encoding Na-translocating system protein MpsC family protein; this encodes MDTITATLVCDDCDDKQAGTVAEQIARAICDFQHGSTGHTPTAVSVVLSEDTLVITLHEALTPAERAMAKSAGGAAKLQEFHRQLFANSSESLRQEIRRITGRQVREAAVEVEPTSGSIVHAFTTGTAVQVFLLAPITPVKDDAATLAATGGDILLSQ